The proteins below are encoded in one region of Silene latifolia isolate original U9 population chromosome 2, ASM4854445v1, whole genome shotgun sequence:
- the LOC141639682 gene encoding cysteine-rich repeat secretory protein 4-like yields MDNVSADGAYHDNIISVLDKLTNQSSISRFFNTSSGDGLDRVNGQYYCRPDLDLKSCKSCVSTALTLFDQVCSNKKQAIVWYQQCMVQYTNRTVTATLQTEPSNEYGSYFNVSRPDIFPDIRNKTLDDVIAKALMPENTDRFATGNDTFTNWEGFYAMVWCIPDIMLDECKTCLDTAVSRIPEGVEIDYVLFSDSPAAVTEIAASSVESTPPAISVVKLN; encoded by the exons ATGGACAATGTAAGCGCTGACGGCGCTTACCATGACAACATTATTTCCGTCCTTGACAAGCTCACGAATCAATCATCCATCTCAAGGTTCTTTAATACCTCCTCCGGCGATGGCCTTGACCGTGTCAACGGTCAATACTATTGTCGGCCCGACCTCGACTTGAAGTCCTGCAAGTCCTGCGTCAGCACTGCTCTCACTCTTTTCGACCAAGTATGCTCCAACAAGAAGCAAGCCATCGTATG gtaccaacAATGCATGGTTCAATACACTAATCGCACCGTCACCGCCACTCTACAAACCGAGCCATCGAATGAGTACGGGAGCTATTTTAACGTATCCCGACCAGACATTTTCCCGGATATACGTAACAAGACTTTGGATGATGTTATAGCAAAGGCGTTAATGCCAGAGAATACTGACCGTTTCGCCACCGGTAACGACACTTTTACAAATTGGGAAGGGTTCTACGCCATGGTTTGGTGTATTCCTGATATAATGTTGGATGAGTGTAAGACTTGTTTGGACACTGCGGTGAGTAGAATTCCAGAGGGCG TTGAAATTGATTACGTTTTATTTTCTGACTCTCCTGCTGCTGTAACCGAAATTGCTGCATCGTCTGTTGAGTCCACCCCTCCTGCAATTTCTGTAGTCAagttaaattaa